In Caldicellulosiruptor obsidiansis OB47, a single window of DNA contains:
- the neuB gene encoding N-acetylneuraminate synthase — protein sequence MKKPFIQIGNRKIGEDYPPLVIAEIGINHGGSLEVAKKMVDAAYEAGAEVIKHQTHIVEDEMSKEAKKVIPGNANVSIYEIIKRCALSEEEEYELKRYVESKGMIFLSTPFSKAAVDRLVKMDVLAFKVGSGECNNYPLIEYIASFGKPMIVSTGMNDIKSVKKTVEILEKYNIQYALLHCTNLYPTPPHLVRLGGLLELKETFPNAVIGLSDHTVNNYACLAAVALGASILERHFTDSKDRPGPDIVCSMDPKELKELIEASAQIALMRGGKKEPVPEEKVTMDFAFATVVAIKNIKAGDVLTKDNIWVKRPGIGEIKAEYYYDLLGKRAKRDILEDEHLRWEDIEL from the coding sequence ATGAAAAAACCCTTTATACAAATCGGTAACAGAAAAATAGGAGAAGATTATCCACCTTTAGTAATAGCAGAGATAGGAATAAATCATGGAGGAAGTTTAGAGGTAGCAAAAAAAATGGTAGATGCGGCATACGAAGCGGGGGCTGAGGTAATTAAACATCAAACGCATATTGTAGAAGATGAAATGAGTAAAGAAGCAAAAAAAGTTATTCCTGGGAATGCAAATGTTTCTATTTATGAAATCATAAAAAGATGTGCTTTGAGTGAAGAAGAAGAATATGAATTGAAAAGATACGTTGAATCGAAAGGTATGATTTTTTTAAGTACACCCTTTTCAAAAGCAGCAGTTGATAGATTAGTGAAAATGGATGTTCTTGCATTTAAAGTGGGTTCAGGTGAGTGCAACAATTATCCACTTATTGAGTATATCGCATCGTTCGGTAAACCAATGATAGTTTCAACAGGGATGAATGATATAAAAAGTGTTAAGAAAACGGTAGAGATATTGGAAAAGTATAATATTCAATATGCTCTACTACATTGTACTAATTTGTATCCTACGCCACCCCATTTAGTAAGACTTGGCGGCTTATTAGAACTGAAAGAAACTTTTCCGAATGCAGTTATTGGATTATCAGATCATACTGTTAATAATTATGCTTGTTTAGCAGCTGTAGCTTTAGGTGCTTCTATCCTTGAAAGGCATTTTACGGATTCTAAAGACAGACCGGGACCTGATATTGTCTGTTCAATGGACCCCAAAGAATTAAAAGAACTAATTGAAGCAAGTGCTCAAATTGCTTTAATGCGTGGTGGGAAAAAAGAACCAGTACCTGAAGAGAAAGTTACAATGGATTTTGCTTTTGCCACTGTTGTTGCAATTAAGAATATTAAAGCTGGAGATGTATTAACAAAGGATAATATTTGGGTAAAAAGACCTGGTATAGGTGAAATAAAGGCAGAGTATTACTATGATTTGTTAGGGAAGAGAGCAAAAAGGGATATATTGGAGGATGAACATTTAAGATGGGAAGATATTGAACTCTAA
- the neuC gene encoding UDP-N-acetylglucosamine 2-epimerase, which yields MRKILFITGTRADYGKIKPLMRKVEESKEFELHIFVTGMHMLSKYGSTWKEIEKDGFKNIYKFINQQYNFHMDIALSNTIIGLSNFVNELRPDMIVVHGDRLEALAGAIVGAFNNIRVAHIEGGEVSGTIDESIRHAITKFSHIHFVCNEEAKKRVIQLGEKPESVYVIGSPDIDVMLSDTLPSLREVKEHYEIEFENYAIFIYHPVTTQIDILHRNIKEVIDALIESGKNYVVIYPNNDEGSNIILKEYERFKMNKRFKIFPSLRFEYFLTLLKHADFMIGNSSAGIREAGIYGVRVIDIGIRQKGRYDISKFKNIIHVNENKEEILKAIQKVQLVDKFYISAFGDGKSAERFINILKSEDVWNIEIQKNFVDIEF from the coding sequence TTGAGAAAAATATTATTTATAACTGGTACGCGAGCTGATTATGGCAAAATAAAACCCTTGATGAGAAAAGTTGAGGAAAGTAAAGAATTTGAATTACATATATTTGTAACTGGAATGCATATGTTATCAAAATATGGTTCAACATGGAAGGAAATAGAAAAAGATGGATTTAAAAATATTTACAAGTTTATTAATCAACAGTATAATTTTCACATGGATATTGCTTTAAGCAATACAATCATAGGTTTAAGCAATTTTGTTAATGAATTAAGACCAGATATGATAGTTGTACATGGGGATAGATTAGAGGCATTAGCAGGTGCAATTGTGGGGGCATTTAATAACATAAGAGTTGCCCACATTGAAGGTGGAGAAGTATCTGGAACGATTGACGAATCAATTAGACACGCTATTACGAAATTTTCGCATATCCACTTTGTTTGTAATGAGGAAGCAAAAAAAAGAGTTATTCAGCTAGGTGAAAAACCGGAAAGTGTATATGTAATTGGTTCTCCTGATATTGATGTTATGCTTTCTGATACACTACCTAGTTTAAGGGAAGTTAAGGAGCATTATGAAATTGAATTTGAAAACTATGCAATTTTTATATATCATCCGGTAACTACTCAAATTGATATATTACATAGAAATATTAAAGAAGTAATAGATGCTTTAATTGAGTCGGGGAAAAACTACGTTGTTATTTATCCTAATAATGATGAGGGCAGTAATATTATATTAAAGGAGTATGAGAGATTTAAAATGAACAAAAGATTCAAAATATTTCCTTCTTTGAGATTTGAATATTTTTTGACTCTTCTTAAACATGCTGATTTTATGATTGGAAACTCGAGTGCGGGGATTAGAGAGGCAGGGATATATGGAGTTAGAGTAATAGACATAGGAATCAGACAAAAGGGTAGATATGATATAAGCAAGTTTAAAAATATTATTCATGTGAATGAAAATAAAGAAGAAATATTAAAAGCAATACAAAAAGTGCAACTTGTGGATAAATTTTATATTAGTGCTTTTGGTGATGGTAAAAGTGCAGAAAGGTTTATTAACATATTAAAAAGTGAAGACGTATGGAATATTGAGATACAAAAAAATTTTGTTGATATAGAGTTTTAA
- a CDS encoding acylneuraminate cytidylyltransferase family protein: MYKGKTFLGVIPARGGSKGIPRKNIINVCGKPLIQYTIEEALKSNFLDKVIVSTEDEEIAKISRECGAEVPFLRPKELAEDTTKTIEVLIHAVNEMKKQGYTYDYVVLLQPTQPLRRYWHIDEAIAMIVDRNEESLVSVSEVREHPLLMRKIDENGKVINLFGDNSDLRRQEFPKIYKVNGAIYINKINENFNAKVSPNDNKLAYIMDRKYDIDIDEPIDVEIFKLMLERIIN; encoded by the coding sequence ATGTATAAAGGGAAAACATTTTTAGGCGTAATTCCAGCAAGGGGAGGAAGTAAAGGTATTCCAAGAAAAAACATAATAAATGTTTGTGGAAAGCCATTGATACAATATACAATAGAAGAAGCGCTAAAATCTAATTTTTTGGATAAAGTTATTGTATCAACCGAGGATGAGGAAATTGCGAAAATTTCAAGAGAATGTGGAGCAGAAGTTCCTTTTTTAAGACCTAAGGAATTAGCGGAGGATACTACTAAGACAATTGAAGTTTTGATTCATGCAGTGAATGAAATGAAAAAACAGGGTTACACATATGACTATGTGGTTTTATTACAACCTACACAACCATTAAGAAGATATTGGCATATTGATGAAGCTATAGCGATGATTGTTGATAGAAATGAAGAAAGTTTAGTAAGTGTTAGTGAAGTGAGAGAACATCCTTTGCTAATGAGGAAGATTGATGAGAATGGAAAAGTTATTAATTTATTTGGAGACAATAGTGATTTAAGAAGACAAGAATTTCCTAAAATTTACAAAGTTAATGGCGCTATCTATATCAATAAAATAAACGAAAATTTCAATGCAAAGGTTAGTCCTAATGATAATAAATTGGCTTATATAATGGACAGGAAATATGATATAGATATCGACGAGCCAATTGATGTTGAGATATTCAAATTAATGCTTGAAAGAATTATAAACTAA
- a CDS encoding motility associated factor glycosyltransferase family protein, producing MNTANVKLVNDIAKDGSIILKLIAHNKVYYLSSKYNPIEDAKKWADCLAPKKEGLNVIIGIGNVYLIKEILTRIGEEGRLIIIEPFINVLISLMETLDISDILNDRRVILILYNDLDELEEILYNYINWSEIGKIKFFALPNYEKILGENYRSIIQVINKAIKRKQLDINTLKQFDKIWFKNLLENLYYVFRSGEISNFVHAFKDVPVIIVSAGPSLNKNIHLLKDVKGKAIIITGGRTLRLLLENEIVPDFIVTIDGSYRNYEFFEGIEYSHIPLIYTPNANANILQNYRGKYKILVNNVPFLDRIFKKYGVETGFLPGGGSVACFAFEIATKIFNCSPIIFVGQDLAFTNGFRHAVGANDAMNEVSLKDNPNLLFVDGVNGDKVLTDFVLYDFLKWFEKNILYDNSGRVYINATEGGAHIKGTIPMKLADVINEYLSERDAVEIEVRKSKFFKDFKTLDEKFEDFKYSFISELKTIKYEFEEILQKVNRAIELNKKILEDYNEKFLDELDLIDKYLLEKFQENKIIDDILMTVSYKVLNYDIDCETEEEIKTKVVEKGNILYKGLKEAIEFALPLLSDSINKLNKSRDN from the coding sequence ATGAATACAGCAAATGTTAAATTGGTAAATGACATTGCTAAAGATGGCAGCATAATTCTTAAACTCATAGCACACAACAAGGTGTATTATTTGAGTAGTAAGTATAACCCCATTGAAGATGCTAAAAAATGGGCAGATTGCTTAGCTCCTAAAAAAGAGGGTTTAAATGTAATAATAGGGATAGGCAATGTTTATCTAATAAAGGAAATATTAACAAGAATTGGTGAAGAAGGACGCTTAATTATAATTGAACCTTTCATTAATGTTTTGATTTCACTTATGGAAACACTCGATATAAGCGATATTTTGAATGATAGACGTGTAATATTGATATTATATAACGATTTAGATGAATTAGAAGAAATACTATATAATTACATAAATTGGAGTGAAATAGGCAAAATAAAGTTTTTTGCATTACCTAATTATGAGAAGATATTAGGAGAAAATTATAGAAGCATTATTCAAGTAATTAATAAAGCAATTAAAAGAAAACAACTTGATATAAATACCTTAAAACAATTCGATAAAATATGGTTTAAAAATTTATTAGAGAATTTGTATTATGTCTTTAGAAGTGGAGAAATTAGTAATTTTGTTCATGCTTTCAAAGATGTTCCTGTAATAATTGTTTCGGCAGGTCCCTCACTAAATAAGAACATTCATTTATTAAAAGATGTTAAAGGAAAAGCAATTATAATAACTGGTGGCAGAACATTGAGATTATTACTAGAAAATGAAATAGTGCCTGATTTTATTGTAACAATAGATGGAAGTTATCGTAACTATGAATTTTTTGAAGGTATTGAATATTCACATATACCGTTGATTTATACTCCTAACGCTAATGCAAATATATTGCAAAATTATAGAGGGAAATATAAAATTCTGGTTAATAATGTTCCTTTTTTGGATAGGATATTCAAAAAGTATGGTGTTGAAACTGGTTTTCTTCCGGGCGGTGGCTCTGTTGCATGTTTTGCTTTTGAAATAGCAACCAAAATTTTTAATTGTTCACCTATAATTTTTGTGGGGCAGGACTTAGCTTTTACTAATGGTTTTAGACATGCTGTTGGTGCAAATGACGCTATGAATGAAGTTTCGCTAAAGGATAATCCAAATTTGCTTTTTGTAGATGGTGTAAATGGCGACAAAGTATTGACTGATTTTGTTTTGTATGATTTTTTGAAGTGGTTTGAAAAGAATATTCTTTATGATAATAGTGGAAGAGTATATATTAATGCAACAGAAGGAGGAGCACACATTAAAGGAACGATTCCAATGAAATTAGCCGATGTGATCAATGAGTATTTATCAGAAAGAGATGCAGTTGAAATAGAAGTAAGAAAAAGTAAGTTTTTTAAGGATTTCAAAACTCTCGATGAGAAATTTGAAGACTTTAAATATAGCTTTATTTCTGAACTGAAAACTATAAAATATGAGTTTGAAGAAATTTTGCAAAAAGTTAATAGGGCAATAGAGTTAAATAAAAAGATATTAGAGGATTATAATGAAAAATTTTTAGATGAATTGGATCTCATTGATAAGTATTTATTAGAGAAGTTTCAAGAAAACAAAATCATTGACGATATTTTGATGACAGTGAGTTATAAAGTTTTGAATTATGATATCGATTGTGAAACCGAAGAAGAGATAAAAACAAAAGTTGTTGAAAAGGGGAATATCTTATATAAAGGTCTTAAGGAAGCAATAGAATTTGCCTTGCCACTTTTGAGTGATTCAATTAACAAATTAAACAAATCAAGAGACAATTAA
- the fliB gene encoding flagellin lysine-N-methylase: MVFQFIVPQYMQSFKCIASACPDSCCIGWRIPLDEQTFKRYKELKTSPLKDEFEKYIKKNRSNQTSQNFGKIVMQKDGRCPFLDEQNLCKIQKLHGEEYLSNTCYFYPRTINLVNGVLEMSATLSCPVVAKSVQLEKSGIDFDVIQLDISPRFTVSRVIDQNDIRTRNSIKKYFWDIRTFCINLLKTREISFWDRLLILGFFIQKLNELASSSDRKDEVLNIVESYTRYIESGYFIEELSKVPVNYNLQLKLSKEIADMRFSAGLPNQKYLDFFAKFLQGLGITQEAENSQILQNYERAFNEYFVPFFNERQYIFENYAVNHVFKNLFPFDCDTPFESYMLLCTHLATIKLLLIGLCNYYKSDFTEDIAVNLIQSFSKTIEHNTAYLANLLQILEKNNVNTLAYMAILIRG; this comes from the coding sequence TTGGTTTTCCAGTTTATTGTTCCACAGTATATGCAAAGTTTTAAATGCATTGCATCCGCCTGCCCAGACAGCTGCTGTATTGGCTGGCGTATTCCACTAGATGAGCAGACTTTTAAGCGGTATAAAGAGTTAAAAACATCACCTCTTAAAGATGAATTTGAAAAGTATATAAAGAAAAATCGTTCTAACCAAACAAGCCAGAATTTTGGTAAGATAGTCATGCAAAAGGATGGAAGGTGTCCTTTTTTGGACGAGCAAAATCTTTGCAAAATTCAAAAATTGCACGGGGAAGAATACTTATCAAATACATGCTATTTTTATCCAAGAACAATAAACCTTGTAAATGGCGTGCTTGAAATGTCTGCAACTCTTTCATGCCCTGTTGTTGCTAAAAGCGTTCAGCTTGAAAAAAGCGGAATAGATTTTGATGTGATACAACTTGATATTTCACCAAGATTTACTGTAAGCCGTGTCATTGACCAAAATGATATAAGAACGAGAAACAGTATAAAAAAATATTTTTGGGACATTAGAACGTTTTGTATCAATCTTTTGAAAACAAGAGAGATTTCTTTTTGGGATAGACTTTTGATTTTGGGATTTTTTATTCAAAAATTAAACGAGCTTGCTTCATCTTCTGATCGAAAAGATGAGGTTCTAAATATTGTCGAATCATATACAAGATATATTGAAAGTGGGTATTTTATAGAAGAACTTTCAAAAGTACCTGTGAATTATAATCTCCAATTAAAACTTTCAAAAGAAATTGCCGATATGCGTTTTTCAGCTGGCCTTCCTAACCAAAAATATTTGGACTTCTTTGCAAAGTTTTTGCAAGGGCTTGGTATAACGCAAGAAGCGGAAAATAGTCAAATTCTCCAAAACTATGAAAGAGCGTTTAATGAATATTTTGTGCCTTTTTTCAATGAACGTCAGTATATATTTGAAAACTATGCTGTAAATCATGTATTTAAAAACCTCTTCCCTTTTGACTGTGATACACCCTTTGAAAGCTATATGCTCCTTTGCACACATTTGGCAACAATCAAGCTTCTTCTCATTGGCCTTTGCAATTATTATAAATCTGATTTCACAGAAGATATAGCAGTAAATCTTATTCAGTCATTTTCAAAAACCATTGAACATAATACTGCCTACCTTGCAAACTTGCTTCAGATACTTGAGAAAAATAATGTTAATACATTGGCATATATGGCGATTTTGATAAGGGGATAA
- a CDS encoding DUF488 domain-containing protein, protein MSRTNPFSRFAPEYRKENLEKALEQANIKYIFLGNLLGGKPENPSFYTPEDYWDYSAIIQSMEFKEGINTLLNLAEKGTIALMCSEFDPAQCHRALIIGRYLLSFHNISVNHLMGKWVKVVQRELEESLIFEYFPQTSEQHSFFSDEELINKAYELQMKKIFNVKNK, encoded by the coding sequence ATGTCAAGGACAAATCCTTTTTCAAGGTTTGCTCCAGAGTATAGGAAGGAAAATTTAGAAAAAGCTTTAGAACAAGCAAATATAAAATACATATTTCTTGGGAATCTTCTTGGTGGGAAGCCAGAGAATCCTTCTTTCTATACTCCAGAGGATTACTGGGATTACAGCGCAATAATCCAGTCAATGGAGTTTAAAGAAGGTATAAATACTTTACTTAACCTTGCAGAAAAAGGAACAATAGCTTTAATGTGTAGTGAGTTTGATCCTGCACAATGTCACAGAGCTCTTATTATCGGACGATATTTATTGAGCTTTCACAATATATCTGTAAATCATTTGATGGGGAAGTGGGTAAAAGTAGTTCAGCGTGAATTAGAAGAGAGTCTTATTTTTGAATATTTTCCTCAAACAAGCGAACAGCATTCATTTTTTAGCGATGAAGAGCTTATCAATAAAGCATATGAACTGCAGATGAAGAAAATATTCAATGTTAAGAACAAATAA
- a CDS encoding nucleotidyltransferase domain-containing protein, whose translation MVKKIDSRVKNTIMEYISKLKKEINVIDVYLFGSYAKGNYHNDSDIDLAVVSDQFKGNCIEDRLLTRLRRDIDLRIEPHPFRPEDFTDENPFVKEIKEYGIRIPC comes from the coding sequence ATGGTTAAAAAGATTGATTCAAGGGTAAAAAATACAATCATGGAGTATATTAGCAAACTCAAAAAAGAAATAAACGTTATTGATGTATATCTATTTGGTTCATATGCAAAAGGAAATTATCATAATGATAGCGACATTGATCTTGCAGTAGTTTCTGACCAGTTCAAAGGTAACTGCATTGAAGATAGATTATTAACGCGACTAAGAAGAGATATTGACCTTAGGATTGAACCTCATCCTTTTAGACCTGAAGATTTTACCGATGAAAATCCTTTTGTAAAAGAAATTAAAGAGTACGGAATTAGAATACCATGTTAA
- a CDS encoding flagellar protein FlaG, translated as MVVDGIGVKSIDISNIVSRIQDSKSKIEDVEVNLQSEKGINKEEVNSKFGEKNKNELDEDTLIKMINKANKAFEAKYTRLEFSIHKETHEIVVKVYDKETNELIREIPPEKILDIIAKLWELAGIFVDERR; from the coding sequence ATGGTTGTTGATGGCATTGGAGTCAAAAGTATTGACATATCAAACATTGTATCCAGAATTCAAGACAGCAAAAGCAAAATAGAAGATGTAGAAGTTAATTTGCAGTCAGAAAAGGGTATAAATAAAGAAGAAGTCAATTCTAAGTTTGGAGAAAAGAATAAAAATGAACTTGATGAAGATACACTTATTAAAATGATAAATAAAGCAAACAAAGCATTTGAGGCAAAATATACAAGGCTTGAATTTTCTATTCACAAAGAGACACATGAAATTGTTGTAAAGGTGTATGACAAAGAAACAAATGAACTAATAAGAGAAATACCACCAGAAAAGATTTTGGATATAATTGCAAAGCTGTGGGAGTTGGCAGGCATTTTTGTTGATGAAAGAAGATAA
- the fliD gene encoding flagellar filament capping protein FliD, with the protein MNVNSTGSTSYTNPYDAYKYYTRIGGLASGLDTDSIIQGLMSVEKQRYNKLYQQKQLLEWQRQDYMDIASAISSFKDYVFSLKLSSNFTKYKTTGEAVDGGYVSVTGTANALEGNYQIKVEQLATQANAVVSDLSSITKDSENKVNLKIDLTIGSSTVSKNITLVWNPTDSVDTFGANLAKEINSAFSSDKSLRAYYDATIHKLIISSQKTGSNVSFSVKDLNNNSQIASATGTDAIVYIKDSFNNESFISSPTNTINVYGMSITLNKTTVDGSNVAQYKSFSISKDVDAIVNNIKEFINKYNDLVSKIYSKITEKRNRDYLPLTEEQKSQMKDTDIQKWEEAAKKGLLYGDSILSSYLSNMRNYLYKQVTGLPSNLDTISEAGIETYSYFDSKEGKIYIKDESKLRDAIANNFDAFVKLFTNSGSDTTSVDDDGILQRFYNLANDTLKKIYDKAGKPYFTSSYDPNSSIGKQLRSIIDQMNAEQDRLKRVEDRYYKQFSQLESLMAQMSTQSSWLSQQFSGK; encoded by the coding sequence ATGAACGTTAATTCAACAGGCTCTACAAGCTATACAAATCCCTATGATGCTTATAAATATTACACAAGAATAGGTGGGCTTGCAAGTGGACTTGATACAGACTCTATAATTCAGGGTTTGATGAGTGTAGAAAAACAACGATATAATAAGCTTTATCAACAAAAACAGCTTTTGGAATGGCAAAGACAGGATTATATGGACATAGCAAGTGCCATATCAAGCTTTAAAGATTATGTCTTCAGTCTCAAACTTTCCAGTAACTTCACTAAATATAAAACTACTGGTGAGGCAGTAGATGGTGGGTATGTATCTGTTACAGGTACTGCTAATGCTCTTGAAGGGAATTATCAAATAAAGGTTGAACAACTTGCAACACAGGCAAATGCAGTGGTAAGTGATCTAAGTTCAATTACCAAAGATTCTGAAAACAAAGTAAACCTCAAGATTGATTTAACAATTGGCAGTTCAACTGTATCAAAAAATATAACGCTTGTATGGAATCCGACAGATAGTGTGGATACTTTTGGAGCAAATTTAGCAAAAGAAATTAATTCAGCTTTCAGCAGTGATAAGAGTTTGAGAGCTTATTATGATGCAACTATACACAAACTTATAATATCTTCTCAAAAAACGGGGAGCAATGTAAGCTTTAGTGTAAAGGATTTGAATAATAATTCTCAAATAGCAAGTGCTACAGGAACTGATGCAATAGTTTATATTAAAGATAGCTTCAATAATGAATCATTTATTTCGTCACCAACAAATACAATAAACGTATATGGAATGAGCATTACACTTAACAAAACTACAGTAGATGGTTCAAATGTTGCTCAGTATAAATCATTTTCTATCTCCAAAGATGTGGATGCTATTGTAAACAATATTAAAGAATTTATAAACAAATATAATGACCTTGTAAGCAAAATATACAGCAAGATCACTGAAAAAAGAAATAGAGATTATTTACCATTGACAGAAGAGCAAAAATCCCAGATGAAAGATACAGACATTCAAAAGTGGGAGGAAGCTGCTAAAAAAGGACTTTTGTATGGTGATTCAATACTTTCAAGCTATTTGAGTAACATGCGAAACTACTTATATAAACAGGTCACAGGGCTTCCTTCTAACTTGGATACAATATCTGAAGCAGGAATTGAAACATATAGCTATTTTGATAGCAAAGAAGGTAAGATTTATATAAAAGATGAAAGCAAACTCAGAGACGCAATAGCAAATAATTTTGACGCATTTGTAAAACTGTTTACAAACAGTGGTAGTGATACAACTTCTGTTGATGATGATGGCATTCTTCAAAGATTTTACAATCTTGCCAATGATACTTTAAAGAAAATATATGATAAAGCTGGTAAACCATATTTTACAAGTTCTTATGATCCGAATAGTTCTATAGGAAAACAACTCAGAAGCATAATTGACCAAATGAATGCTGAGCAGGATAGGCTAAAACGAGTAGAGGATAGATATTATAAACAATTTTCCCAGCTTGAGAGTTTAATGGCACAGATGAGTACTCAAAGTTCGTGGCTTTCACAGCAGTTTAGCGGGAAATAG
- the fliS gene encoding flagellar export chaperone FliS — translation MDAAARYQEEMIMTKPPEEITLMLYDGCIRFIKLAMQAIDEKKFDKANENIIKAENIITELMSTLDMSYEISKNLMSLYDFVYRWLIQANLKKDNKYLQEALEIVQDLRNTWAEAIKIARQQKNK, via the coding sequence ATGGATGCAGCAGCAAGGTATCAAGAAGAAATGATAATGACAAAGCCACCGGAAGAGATAACTCTTATGCTTTATGATGGATGCATAAGATTTATTAAACTTGCAATGCAGGCAATTGATGAAAAGAAATTTGATAAAGCAAATGAGAACATAATTAAAGCTGAGAATATCATCACAGAACTTATGTCAACACTTGATATGAGCTATGAGATATCTAAAAATTTGATGAGCCTTTATGATTTTGTTTACAGATGGCTTATTCAGGCAAACCTCAAGAAGGATAATAAATATTTGCAGGAAGCGCTTGAGATTGTGCAGGATTTGCGAAATACATGGGCAGAGGCAATAAAGATTGCCCGCCAACAAAAGAATAAGTAA